One region of Oxalobacteraceae bacterium OTU3CAMAD1 genomic DNA includes:
- a CDS encoding spore coat U domain-containing protein, whose product MTGAVAALLRRLPVAAPRTLAPALLLTLLGGHARADSCAITPQNFVFPSVSSISSVDVYASASFKVTCTWTNFLGNLLTPNVTVCLYLGAGTNSSATVTSTRQIGNGALRANYNIYTDATYTPAKVWGGWVGTNTPTPIIFSMTKGGGVGSLEQNISLFGKLSADATLSGLTLGPDDLTFTSDFGAGSGLMQYVFFLTGTPACALGPTMPIAFRVSAAVINDCNINVGNLVFPNSKLLTSAVRTTSSMSVVCSKNTAYRVALSGGANGTSTARRMRKVAGAELVAYQISTTLDGSSWGDGSGGTVIISGTGNGGAQTQTLYGLVPAQGTPSPGDYKDTVTATVSF is encoded by the coding sequence ATGACGGGCGCCGTGGCCGCCCTGCTGCGCCGCCTGCCCGTGGCGGCGCCGCGCACGCTGGCGCCGGCTTTACTGCTGACCTTGCTCGGCGGGCACGCGCGCGCCGACAGTTGCGCGATCACGCCGCAGAACTTCGTGTTCCCCAGCGTCAGCTCGATTTCCAGCGTGGACGTGTATGCGTCGGCCAGCTTCAAGGTCACCTGCACCTGGACCAATTTCCTCGGCAACCTGTTGACGCCGAACGTGACGGTCTGCCTGTACCTCGGCGCCGGCACCAATTCCTCGGCCACGGTGACCAGCACGCGGCAGATCGGCAACGGCGCGCTGCGCGCCAACTACAACATCTATACCGACGCCACCTACACGCCGGCCAAGGTGTGGGGTGGCTGGGTGGGCACCAACACGCCGACGCCGATCATCTTTTCGATGACCAAGGGCGGCGGCGTCGGCTCGCTGGAACAGAACATCAGCCTGTTCGGCAAGCTGTCGGCCGACGCCACCCTGTCCGGCCTGACGCTCGGGCCGGACGACCTGACCTTCACGTCGGACTTCGGCGCCGGCAGCGGGCTGATGCAGTACGTCTTTTTCCTGACGGGCACCCCGGCCTGCGCGCTCGGGCCGACCATGCCGATCGCGTTCCGGGTCAGCGCCGCCGTCATCAACGATTGCAACATCAATGTCGGCAACCTGGTCTTCCCGAACAGCAAATTGCTGACGAGCGCGGTGCGCACGACGTCGAGCATGTCGGTGGTGTGCAGCAAGAACACGGCTTACCGCGTGGCCCTGTCGGGCGGTGCCAACGGCACCTCGACCGCCCGCAGGATGCGCAAAGTGGCGGGCGCGGAGCTGGTGGCATATCAGATCTCGACCACACTGGACGGCAGCAGCTGGGGCGACGGCAGCGGCGGTACGGTAATTATTTCGGGGACGGGCAACGGCGGCGCGCAGACGCAGACTTTATATGGCTTGGTGCCCGCGCAGGGTACGCCATCGCCGGGGGATTACAAGGATACGGTGACGGCCACGGTGTCGTTTTGA